From the genome of Fibrobacter sp., one region includes:
- a CDS encoding ATP-binding protein, with amino-acid sequence MDYVRGIDSFSDGDCSRRNTSIPISSIFALIRFMHDEKPIEWFSTVDQKTHIITPVVTNIERIERFVNPRIDNDDDSSSSRMITLRAYVKESFMKTIDNDDAYAVVVFKVDADVVYVTIEMNSMGKREKDADANAFMISSNNVDYLWVAKKKNDETEHLYENMSEVWHSLSNMLFAKYLDTQRCMFTFDSDEYDLVELERPRAVPVEYVSDRIPHIIGAIDVMFKKSLSRGFALVGHPGTGKTIGAQQISNHFNDVCTFKVDFNVIDDPDCVDIFMTYVKAVKRCVIIIDDMDNANLTDKNSNVVKYLSFFDKLNMAAKNDHVSYVFIATINDPSKVNSTIMRRSGRIDEMIEVGYPNKDVIKYLFEYNDQIVNPDNRTDFKSDEFDAVMTEAADANVTAADITNIFSDIVIYNGHAERYTPEMVHDAITRVKTRNRMSTNNYLTIQRNDMMEVSEHFDR; translated from the coding sequence ATGGATTACGTTCGAGGAATCGATTCTTTTTCGGATGGTGACTGCAGTCGTCGAAATACATCTATTCCTATTTCGAGTATTTTTGCCTTGATTCGCTTCATGCACGATGAAAAACCCATTGAATGGTTCTCTACCGTCGACCAAAAAACTCATATTATAACTCCGGTTGTAACTAATATTGAACGTATTGAGCGTTTTGTGAACCCACGCATTGATAATGATGATGATTCGTCTAGTAGCAGGATGATTACATTGCGTGCATATGTCAAGGAATCGTTCATGAAGACAATCGATAATGACGATGCATATGCTGTAGTCGTATTCAAGGTCGATGCTGATGTTGTGTATGTGACCATTGAAATGAATTCTATGGGTAAGCGAGAGAAGGATGCTGATGCAAATGCATTTATGATTTCATCGAATAATGTTGACTACCTTTGGGTTGCCAAGAAAAAGAACGATGAAACTGAACATTTGTATGAAAATATGTCAGAGGTGTGGCATTCACTGAGTAACATGCTTTTTGCGAAGTATTTAGATACACAGCGTTGCATGTTTACATTTGATTCGGATGAATATGACTTGGTGGAGCTTGAACGTCCACGAGCTGTTCCGGTTGAATATGTATCGGATCGAATCCCGCATATTATTGGTGCCATTGATGTGATGTTCAAGAAATCATTGTCCCGTGGGTTTGCCCTCGTTGGCCATCCGGGTACTGGCAAGACCATTGGTGCACAGCAGATATCGAATCATTTCAATGATGTGTGCACATTCAAGGTTGATTTTAACGTAATCGATGACCCTGATTGTGTTGATATATTCATGACGTATGTGAAAGCCGTTAAGCGTTGCGTTATAATCATCGATGATATGGATAATGCCAATTTGACTGATAAGAATTCGAATGTTGTCAAGTATCTGAGCTTCTTTGATAAGTTGAACATGGCTGCCAAGAATGATCATGTATCGTATGTGTTCATTGCAACGATTAATGATCCATCAAAGGTTAATTCGACAATTATGCGTCGTAGTGGCCGAATCGATGAAATGATTGAAGTTGGCTATCCCAACAAGGATGTCATCAAATATTTGTTTGAATACAATGATCAGATTGTGAATCCTGATAATCGTACTGATTTTAAGTCGGATGAATTTGATGCTGTAATGACCGAAGCGGCTGACGCAAACGTAACCGCAGCTGATATTACAAATATCTTCTCTGATATTGTGATTTATAACGGGCATGCGGAACGTTATACACCCGAAATGGTTCATGATGCGATTACTCGTGTGAAGACACGCAACCGAATGTCTACAAATAACTATTTGACCATCCAGCGTAATGACATGATGGAAGTTAGTGAACATTTTGACAGATAA
- a CDS encoding transposase — MEPIRSEDTKAKIRASMSATKAKRKTQVCRVFELKVSVRHNPKEVFQKLSNCFKEAKWVINDMLSKSQDSSMFDYKYTEHKEVSHFDKGRNEVVSTITLPSVFHRATVAQKLTDIYNLAKARQAGRKIGALKYKRQVNCIPIITGFTKIIDGCRITIPGFRKLRVHGINQLHQFEEFEIADAKLIRKASGYYVKISVMLPKSSRNPTNREVGLDFGIKDSITTSFGDKYNCNVQESEYLKFLSKKLNRNKKQKDSKRRWRCRCQLAREYEHLANVRKDIANKIYHRLVTDYDVIYFQDEQINNWQKGWFGKQVQSSCLGSLKQRLVALEASGRSFKISKWEPTTKLCPNCGCINPIGLGTRTYKCDCGYILDRDTHSARVVLMIGSSKRAECLEQASAEVATSMPISTANIAQVAPLKRKLEAHTL, encoded by the coding sequence ATGGAACCGATAAGAAGTGAAGATACAAAGGCCAAGATACGGGCAAGTATGTCCGCAACGAAGGCAAAACGGAAGACACAGGTCTGCCGTGTATTTGAACTCAAGGTATCCGTAAGGCACAATCCAAAGGAAGTGTTCCAGAAACTATCCAACTGCTTTAAGGAAGCAAAGTGGGTAATCAACGATATGCTGTCCAAGTCACAGGACAGTAGTATGTTTGATTATAAGTATACCGAGCATAAGGAAGTGAGCCACTTTGATAAGGGCAGGAATGAGGTTGTATCAACCATTACCTTGCCATCCGTGTTTCATAGAGCAACTGTTGCCCAGAAACTTACGGATATTTACAATCTTGCCAAGGCAAGGCAGGCTGGTAGAAAGATAGGTGCATTGAAGTATAAGAGACAAGTTAATTGTATTCCTATCATAACTGGCTTCACGAAGATTATAGATGGATGCAGGATAACCATCCCCGGATTTCGTAAGTTGCGAGTTCATGGGATTAACCAACTGCATCAATTTGAAGAGTTTGAGATAGCGGATGCCAAGCTAATCCGTAAGGCATCTGGCTACTATGTTAAGATTAGCGTAATGCTGCCGAAGTCATCAAGGAACCCTACCAACCGAGAGGTCGGTCTTGATTTCGGTATAAAGGATTCCATAACGACATCGTTCGGTGACAAGTACAACTGCAATGTGCAAGAATCGGAGTACCTGAAGTTCCTGAGCAAAAAGCTGAATAGGAACAAGAAGCAGAAGGACTCCAAGCGTAGGTGGAGGTGTAGGTGTCAACTGGCTAGGGAATATGAACACTTGGCTAATGTCCGTAAGGATATCGCCAACAAGATATACCATAGGCTAGTAACCGATTATGATGTTATCTACTTTCAAGACGAGCAGATTAATAACTGGCAGAAGGGATGGTTTGGCAAACAAGTCCAGTCCTCTTGCCTTGGATCACTGAAACAACGACTTGTTGCTCTGGAAGCAAGCGGTCGCAGTTTCAAGATATCAAAGTGGGAACCAACTACCAAGCTGTGCCCTAACTGTGGGTGTATCAATCCTATTGGTCTGGGCACACGAACCTACAAGTGTGATTGTGGGTATATACTTGATAGGGATACACACTCTGCCCGTGTAGTCTTGATGATTGGCTCATCTAAAAGAGCCGAGTGCTTGGAACAAGCCTCCGCTGAGGTAGCCACCTCTATGCCTATTAGCACTGCTAATATAGCACAAGTGGCTCCGTTGAAGCGAAAACTAGAAGCTCACACCCTTTAG